The nucleotide window TGATATTCCGAGGATTGCGCCAGGACTGCCGACGTTCGGGGTCGAGGCGGCGGCGCGCGCTTGCTAGACTGGCGTGCGACGCGTGGAAACGCGCCTGGATGCAACTTGCGTGATGCGGGTCGAAACATGGCCGACAAGCATATGCTCAGGGGACTGATCAAGCATGCGTTGCGCGATCCGTGGGTCGATCGGTTCGAAGTCGTCCTCGCCAGCCACACCATGCCCGCCTGCGAGGAAGCCGGTGTCGATCTGGACGACGCGGTGTCGATCATCGGCCAGGATCTGTTCGCGAGCACCATATGGGCGTGCGCGTTCGAAGATTTCCTCACCCGGGATTTCGAAGACGGCGGCAACGTTGTCGACGACTATCTCAAGCGCCGCGGCTGGAAGGAAACGGCGTCGGTCCGCGCCTATATCGCGGCGCTGCGCGATTCGACGATGAGTCTCTACGAGGTGAGCGACGTCGTCCGTGACACTTCGTTCCGCGCGCGCGATCTGATCCGCGGCGGCGAGCCGGTTCTGGTCAGCGAGCGGAGCGCGACCCAAACTCTGAAGTGCTGGGATCGGATCGCCGCCCGCATCGTTCAGGTCGGGTCGAAGATGCAGATCAGCGGCGGCGTCCTGCCGTTCGAACGCGAGGTCGCGGAGGCCTTGATCACGGCCTTCAATCAGTTAGGCACTCTCAGCATCGAGGAGCAGAGGGAACTGGCGGAGGAGGCCGGAGAGGAGTTCGACGACGACTTCGACGGCGAGGCCGCACTGGCGGCACTGGCTCCTGCGGAACGACTGCGGCTGGTCGCTCCGATGTTCTCGTCGTTCTGGCTGATCGACGCGATCGACCGGATCGAGTCGGCCCGGCTTCCCGAGCTGCGCAACGCCGAAGGCGACGAGCTGCTGCTGTGCGAGGTGTCGTTTCGGCTCGGTACCGGCATCACCGGCGACGAGATCGGTCGATGCCTGCAGGCGCGCCCGGAGTTTCGTCCGACCAGCGCGACCTCCTGGTCGTGGGTCGGTCAGCGCGAGCGGGGCGGTACGGCCCCGGACGACGACTCGCCTGAAGAAACGCTGATGTTCGAAACCCTGCAGGAGGACGGCATGCTTCAGCTCGGCGAACTTCTGCTGGAGGACGACACGCTGGTGCTCTGCGTCAACTCGCAGCAGCGTTGCAACCGTGGCTGCGCGCTGCTGACCGAGATCCTCGGCCCCCGCGTCGGCCTGCCTCTGATCAGGACGGAGGCGGTCGAGGAAATGCTGGAGTCGAGCCGCGCCGCAATGCCGACCCCCGACGAGATCCCCGAACACGAGCGGCGCGCCGTCGTCCACCAGCATCTGGAGCGGCACTATCGCGAGGTGCTCGATCAACCCGTCGCCATGCTCGACGGACAGACGCCGAGACAGGCTGTCGAAGATGAAAGCGGGCGGGCGAAAGTCGTCGATTGGCTGAAGCTGATCGAAAATCGGACGGCGAAATCCGATGGTCCGATGGCGGATTACGATTTCGGCTGGCTCTGGGCCGAATTGGGCGTCGCAAACCTGCGGCGATGAACGGGGCTCCGCCTGCTCGGCCCAAATCGGCGACGCCGCGGATCGTCCGGCAGCGCCGCGCCAACGTTCGACCGCCGCCGTTTCGGACCGATGCCGGCCGGCATATAGAGTTCATTAACACCGCCGTCCTAGTCCTAAAGTTGGTAGATGAAGTCGTGAGATGCTGCCGGATCGCCGATGAGGAAAGACCCTGCTGCCTCGCTTTTCCCAGACGAAGCACGCGTAAGGCTCTATGACGAGGCTCTGAACGCCGCTCGGATCGGCGCCTGGGAGTGCGACCTCGACACCGAGCGCCTGAGCTGGACGTCGGGCGTCTATGCCTTGTTCGGCTATCCGGTCGGCAATCCGCTGCGGCGCGCCAGCATCGTCGATCTGTATGTCGACGAATCCCGGCGCCACATGGAGCTCGCCCGCGCCGAGGCGATCAGGACCGGCTGCCCGATCACGCTCGATACCGAGATCAGGACGTGGCGCGGCGAAGCGCGCTGGATGCGGTTGTCGATCAACGCGGCACGAGAGAACGGCCGGACGGTTCGGGTGTTCGGCTGCAAGCAGGACGTCACCGCCGACCGGCTGTCGATCGAACAGCTCCGGCGGCAGGCCGAAACCGATCCGCTCACCGGGCTCGCCAATCGCGCGATGTTTCAGGCGCGCTATCGCGAGGTGGTGGACGACAGCCTCAATCACGGCTTCGCCTCGGCGCTGGTGCTGATCGACCTCGACGGCTTCAAGGAGCTCAACGACACGCTCGGTCATCTGGCCGGCGACGCATGTCTGTGCGAGGTCGCGCAGCGCCTGCGGCGGGCGTTCCACAACGCCGGTCTGATCAGCCGTCTCGGCGGCGACGAATTCTCCATTATCCTGCG belongs to Rhodopseudomonas palustris and includes:
- a CDS encoding sensor domain-containing diguanylate cyclase, whose translation is MRKDPAASLFPDEARVRLYDEALNAARIGAWECDLDTERLSWTSGVYALFGYPVGNPLRRASIVDLYVDESRRHMELARAEAIRTGCPITLDTEIRTWRGEARWMRLSINAARENGRTVRVFGCKQDVTADRLSIEQLRRQAETDPLTGLANRAMFQARYREVVDDSLNHGFASALVLIDLDGFKELNDTLGHLAGDACLCEVAQRLRRAFHNAGLISRLGGDEFSIILRAPTDPARIAEVLQRTIVMLSRPLFWNGHRIAVSASIGAALIGRPHRRRIADLFEEADLALYQAKAAGRNRVHLIGDQAQSRAA